The sequence ATCACTACCAAAACGTTAGCATTAATTGGCCGATATCAATTGAACTGAACCTTTCTGCAATTTCAGAACTAACTGTAAATCAAATGGTGTATACTTGGACTAGTGAAAACAATTGTTTGAAGTTACAAGTTGGCAAAATATAGATGTGAAAGAACAGTGACATTAAGATGAACTATAGAGTAGTGAAGATTTTCAGCTCAAAATAATTTTCGTGGTGCTACGTCCTCtgtgctggatggtttgatAGTAAAGCTTTCATTGTatttctgaacaacatcagcacaaacttcaggtagaagtgggGTAATCTTGGTAATGATAACCTTAGTAAATACACATACGCATACGTTTTCAAATTCTACTTTTCAGTAGTACAAAATTATTACACTGTTGTTGCAAACAAAATATTCCTTTCACAGTTATGCTAAGTGTTTATTCGGTAGTTAAAGCGCCATTAATTGACAATTCACGGGTTAGAACCCTGATTCATTTACCCTGGTTTTTGGCAACCGGATAACTATCATTTACACCAAATGAATTTGCTACTAGACTATCATAATTAGCCATTATCGAGCACTTTTCATAGAATTATGCCCTTAAAATTTTTAATATAAGCATGAATGCTCACCGTGATAAGAAGTAACTTGACAGTTGATTCTTTTCCGTAGAATTTCTAGGATTCTGCTATAAAGTATTAAAATCGATTAAAAAATTAAGTGTAAGCTTTCTGGAGGACAACAAGTCATATTTATTCGGTGAGTACTGGAGGTAATATCTGACAGTTAAAAACGAAGTAGATGAAATATAGctgtaaattaatattttacacCAAAATCATGGTTAAGACATTTTTGAGCAAAttacatgattattatttgtaatttttcgCACTTGACGAAAATAATAACGATgcatataattcatttatagaCCATTTATTATAAGAAATGACAAATCTTCGGAAGCAATACTTATGAATGAAAACTTTACAGGATCATTAGGTACtaaaaacaatcaaaaaatGATGATGGAAAAACATTATTCAATTGTTAATGCAACAGATATTTTTCCAGTTGCATGTCCATTGTTACTTCGATCATGGTTGAATGAGATAAAACActacaaatattttaaacatcTAAACAAACTTAGACAACTAGATGAGACTACATTGGAACACAGTGCTGAACTGAACtatgatgaaaataaatcattagAAAAAGCTTTTATGAATGTTTTGATTAATCCATCAAAATTCGACAATCAGTTTTTGTCAACTTTAAGTATGATATCAAATAAAGGCTGTCGATGCAGTCGTCATATACCACCGACTATCACTGACTTAGAATTTGATATATTCTTGAGTAAATTGATACAATCATATCAGGCTGCAGTGATAATCGTTTACGATTCCAGGTAAGAcatattttcttaaaaaagtATTTCAATGAAACTGATTCAATTTGTACCCGGTATTTAcgttatatatttataaaaatcaatgaaaagTTATCAGATTGAATTAACCTTTAATTGTATTATTATCGTTAAAGCTTGACTTGTAAGCCGGCTCCCTAACTCCATGATGAACGAATGAGCCATGAACATAAATTACTCGTTTATTTTCGTATACTCCACTTAGACTAATGCCATTTGAGCGACAGCGGTAATGAAAAGccaaacattaatttattttatgtattcGTTTACTCAGAAACACATTAAGATGAGAGCTAGAGAGGATCGATGCGTCAATTCAATTTAACTAAGACGTGATCTAACATTTACAATTACCAAAGATATAAGCAAGTATATAGACACATCATACTATCAAACGTACATGCTCAAGATCATATACAAGAATGATAAAATGACTGAGAAGGTTAATATAACTCATTAGCCTAAAGGTAAGGGTAAATGATGTAGTCAACAAtctgattaaataaaatattgagatTACTAAGGTAACTAAATTGATTGAATCAATACCTAGAAGCTTAATCAGATAGAATTACTATTCAATTAATCGAAGATGAATATTTTACGAGAAATTTATAGTATTGTTTATGTGTAAAATATTCAACCTGACTAGTAGCTGCAGAATATGTTCTTGTCAATGAAGTTTTTAGCCTCATATTGACTGACCCAGTGATATCATCACCTTTGAATTTAAGCTGAATAAAAAACctatttttatttgttgtagTTTCTCTGGTTTTTTAATCTTCACATTCctcatatttctcaataaagtCTTGTGAGTATCCGTTATTCtttaattattcattacttcctcttctagtgtattgatagtacatattctttctgttctgtgaaatatttaatttgttacaataatagacaagatgaaaataattgatttagtattttaatataataaaacaGATTACTGGCTTTATTTACGTCTAGAGATGAAATTTATTGACAGACGATTTATTATTTGagtaaatattaataaatttgcatttataaaaatgaaatttaacacATACAAGaatccgtttatttatttattttaacacatagatattggtacaaagaggcaccaaatacatatgcgccatacagatctcatttgatatgtgtgagggctgtgatactgcccgggtgccaaaaccgaagcaggtggttttcttagggggccacacccagagccttcgacctgaaggtctgatccacaaggcagtggggcaacgtaaggagatgcagtcccatggtagccggtgaccagcagctggttcatacgccatttgttccttcaggatactggagcccatgtgcgctattggtttgggatcagggtttCCTGAATCCCCtatgtggactctccatgtccaccaacccggttaaagcgccggacaatAATCcgtgaaataataaaataaattttgctTTGATAAACcacaacaaaataaatgaaaagagtTAGTATATTTAAAGTTATATTTTTCTTTGAATTGTTATGATACTATAAATATTACTATTtgtaattataatgatttatttacatttaggTTGCCAGATGGGATTCATATTGGTATATGTGATCTTCTTTGCCAGTTATATataaaacaacaaaatacatTACCAACAAGTAGTCGTACTGTGAATGATAAGATTCATATTGTGACTGCAAGTGATCATTTCTCAGAAAAATTACACGATAAATGCAAAATTGCAGGAACTGGAGCATGTGCATCAATATCTACGAGAATGGCAGACTATCGATTCTTGATTTATGATATAGcgcaaaatataaataataatgaaaataattctcAGGAATGCCCATTATTACTAAAAAGATATAATGGACGACCGAAACCGGGTGActgtttaatttttattcaggGGAAACTATGTTTTATCGGGTCATCATTCACAGGCTATGAAGAGTTACCATGGTCAAAAGAACAGTTGGATAAAAAGGTGGCCCAGTGCAGAAACCAATTGACTAAACAAGGGTTTTCAATACCCACTGATTTTCAATTTGTTTAATAAGGAATTTTCTTGATAGTTTTGATTtcaattaaatgataataagaCTTCTGAAAAATAGGTTTAATTgtagtttcattcaatttataGACCATTAGAATTGTGAGACAGACATATCATCATGGAATAAGAGCACTACTACTAAAACAAATAGTACTGAATTTATATGAAGATAATCAGTGAAAAAAAGTCAATAATATGTACCTTCactattttggtggagttttgttctctgagctggatggtttggaccaaaccatccagctcagagaaactaccaaaatcatccacctgagctacaaatcttctccaccatctcaacttTCACTATACTGTAGTATTTCAACATCACGAGAAAAAGCTTGATAGGTAAGATCTAACATGTTGTGTACACAACATATTATTGGGAATCAGGtgtattaataatttattatgtagGCTATATTCAATTAACTTGGAATATCATGTCAAGTAAACAATTTGTACTTTCCAATTTAATAATAACGCGGTATGCTTAAACAAACTATAAAAGCTACATGTTACACTGTTAAATTAAACTAGCATACCAATTCTTTGCAAATCTTCTGAAAAAGGAATAGATAATCTGAACATGACAACTTTTACAGTTTTAATGCAACCAGACAGGTTGATATTACCCCCTAATAGCATAATTATAAGTTGAATAATAACTGAAATAGGATAGTTAATAGTTTTGTATATATGGTGTTCAGTattcaaagaagaaaaaatatgaatatttccAAATCACTGATGCTTTTTTCCGATAATATGTAATATATAACAGATACCAACAAACGGTTCAAGTACAGTATTTGTGGCACGTTAATGTTTGACCACTAGACACTGTACTACCCAAGATTTCaatcatcatcctcatcattACAATTATGTCAAATTGTCTTTTGCTACCAGCCCACTTTTGAGGATGATGTAAATTGTTATTGATTAATGTATTAATCTTGAAGTGTTATCTGAAATTTGACAAATTCAAAGCatgtattaaatatttttaattgtcCTAATCAATATGTTCATAAAACAAACACTTAGTATCATTTCGGTCTAAATGAGATACATCACATTTGTATACTTGAAATAAATTGGTTGATTAACACAAAAACAAGACGGGAAACGAATAGCATCGTCCAGTACTCATATGATGAAGTTGAATAGGAATACTGAAGGTAAGCATTTCCAAAAAACACCATAATTTGTACGTTAACTAAGAAAACAGCTCTTCTTTAGCTTTTctattctttttctttaaatattacaaaaaaaGGGAGTAACCATATGCATTAAATGAAAAGaattatcaaaattaaaatcgtatttataaaaaataacgGTTAACTCGGGAAGTATGAAAGTgggaataaataaaattgaaaatcaaaaaataataaaacactgGTGATAAAAAAAACCTTAAGTAGATGTTTTATCGTTTGGCCATGTTTTATAGTTTATTGATACAACATCACGTATATATGTTGGGTAAGTAGTTGCAAAAAAGTCAATAAGTGTGATGTTAATACCATCTGGTCCAGCTAACTGATCTGCTTTATTTAACCATTGTTGATAATACTTTCCAGCTATTTTAGCTAAACGATGAACTGAACTAAATGGATGCAGTAAAATGAATGATAAAGTTGGAGTAAGAATACCTTGGTGTACAGAGAAAATATTATCAGGTCTATGAAGATGTGGTCTGAAATGAAACAATCAGAAACGATAAAGGTAGCAGTTAGACATTTCCGTCGAAATTGAGTAAGGTATTTTAGAGCCGAAAAAACTAGCGAACAATATCTCCAACGTATAGCTGATAAACAGATTCATAGCTCTCATtgaattttatttctatttttttataGTCAATCTGATGATTCGCTTAACAGCTGTTTATGAATTTCGTGCACTGTACGCTCGGATACTAAATACAACATCAAGTCTGTTTGACAAGTGAAGTGAAACATTCAGTTTAGTATATTCAGATTCGCTTGAAAATGTCTGAAAAGATCCACAGAACCATTCGATATCAGTGGTAATTAGAGTATCCCGTTAATTAGAGTATTCATTAGTAAAAGTTAAATAACCAATCGTAGTATATTTTGGTTTAAGTTGTAGAATCTCAGAAACTTTTGACTAAAAACCACATATCTTCTTAATCTGTAGTAGACGAGAACACAGGCTGTGACTACTAAATGTATTTTAAtgcaacattacagaatatcttggtaaaatctgagaaccatacagtaaatacttcatttgaaaaatgtcaatcagttgtcACAGATTTCATAGTTCCTTCGTTTCCGTACCAACCACtctgtgttctcgttctcttctcttcgatcttcttaaccttctgccgccaggcatttcactCTCGATTAGTgatacttactacttatatatgttgaTATCAGTAGCAAACACCACAGATCTACTTTGATTTAAATGAACAGGTAGTGTAGTTCCTCCGATGCACATAACAGGCTTATTTTATAGACTGGTACTTGATGATCCTCTATGCTGATGTTTTTTTAACAAGCAACATTGCCAACTTTAACATTGATAGCTTAATATAGCATCTTAGTATCCCACATATGTGTTAATCCTAAGATATTTACGTTATCTTGTGTGACGGTATGTTCTCAAAATTTACCAACTTgcataaaaaacaaaaacaaactgcAAAAAATAAAGACAGTAATGTTTCTTATTGTCAGGTCGGGAAAACTACATAGTTTAGGATACATATAAAAAAGCCGATCTTAGTTCTAATTTTTTCGCGGTAGGAAACAAGAAAACAATGGATCTTCAATAGTTATTATTCATAGTAATCTCTCAAATAAgagtaacaaagaaaaataaaccaaTAAATCTGAACCTTATACAGACATCAGGACAAACAagatatttgtaaataaaatagaaaattacaACAGCAGTAAAAGATGAATAAACCTTACTTAATATGGTTATTTAGGAATGAAATCATAGCTCGTGGACCAACAGTTTCCGGCCAAAATGATTTTATGCTACTAGAAGGCCAAAATTTTGGATGGATCTTCTCGGGGGATTCTCGATGACAGGATATAAATATGATTTGTTGCTTAGCACTCCAAAGTTCTTCTAATGTTGGAATATTTTTTTGATAAGGGAACATAACATTATCTAAAATCTGGAATAAATGAGTGGAAGAAAACACATTAAGGCAATAAGAAAATGAATGGTGGTAATGCAGTTTACTAAAGGATTACATATTTACACAGTGAGGCTTCAACCAAACCGTGTGAAAACCGAAGATTTCCACGTTCAAGTTAGTAAACCAGTGAGGCAAATTTCCAATATAAGACCGTAATCCTTGGCAATACCTTTAGTATATAAAGCCTGAAATTGTTGATTGCCAGAAGATTGCCCGTAATAAAAGTGTTTGACCTCTCAACATATGCCTGTTGCAAAGGTAACTATGACTCCAAATTATAGACTGACAATAGCAGTTAATTAAAGCTGATTTACGTTTGAGCACGAGAGTACTCAATATTTACATATTGTGCCAAAAAGAGAAACATGTTTACACAAATTGAACTCGACTATCCCCAATTTTATTTATCTCTCGGAAACACTTATACAAGACTCACACAAACAATATGACAAAAGTTAAATCATCAAGAAATCAATGCCCAACACAGTCAAAATTATCCCTGTGAGTTACAAATCTGACACTATTTCCTATAGATTTTTTGAAAGAAAGCGATTCAAAGTAAAATAACAAACTATAGACagataaattcaataaatttagAATTAAGTCATTGTTTAAATGGGAAGTTAACTACATGGAATAGAAACGGCAATGACTGAAATGAGAAATCAATTAAGTCGGTGGTGCACTACTATAAGTTTTCAAGTTCTTTTTCAGATTTATTATCCACATTGGCTGAGGTAGTAGTTATGTAAGTTATATTTACGATTATCTTGGTCGATTATTGTTCCATCAAAAAAGCAGTGAACTACCCATTTTTACAACAAAGTAAGTTTATAATCGATATCACATGCTTAGGATTCATAAACGCTGAAATCATAATCAGTAATTCATAAAGGGTTATGAGATTGGGTATGTGTTTGATAGATTATTGGACCGATATTCAACCTCCACCCAGACGCTGATAACGACACTTAACCTTACTCTGGAAGAGAGCTTAGCTTTCTGTTGAGCACCAAATAAGtatatcattttgttgaatactCGATATATAAAATTTTATGAGGATGAGAGGTTTTGTGGAAAGGTGATTAGTTAGTGCAACATACGTTATGAATGTGCTATCGGAAAAggcttttgtttttatttttaatgtacaAACTGTTTAGTCAACTTTATACGGAAATAAATATGGTCCTACGACAAAAAGACGCAGTAATTATGACATTGTAAACAATCACTATTAAATCTACAAAATATGATGACCGGCAAAAATCAACTGGGTAGCTTTTATCTTACAACCAGATTTAATCTGTTTCATAAACTTTAGTACATAGTAGTGTGATATAATACGTGTACAACTGAATCGTTTTGGAAAAACAAGCATGTATTGCACGAAATTGTTATCCGATTCATGTTCAATATTTCGTAGTTTCATTGACAGTTGTATCGATGGGTGATCTGCTGGAAGTTTTGGCCAGTTGAAATTAATTTGCAACATAAAATAGTTGTGCGTACACGGTTTGATCGTGTAAGTTTATTTACTGATTAgttcaaatttatttaacaacttagTAGAAGGGTTCGTGTTTGACCAATATGTTGTATATTACTCTGTTATACTACCAAACTACCTGTTCCTACCTTTAAAACAGTTGATTCAAAACAATATTCCTGTTCATCAGtttcaaaattataaaaatgattaCAATCCACAATAAGAACTTCTCTCGGATTGGCTTTGAGGAAACCAAGAATGCTCTGAAGTTCTGTAGATAACAGGTTTGCGTACAGTCCGTGTGCTAAATAAAATTCAGATTCatcatttttacatttattcaaACATTTTTGTCGTGCACAAATACGAAAGTCAAAATATCGAATCCCAGCTTCCAGTTGATCGAATAAACTTAGTGACTGTGTCACACTCCAAGGATACAATATTCGGCTTAAAAATGGACGAGGTAAACATGTATCCAAACGGAAAATAGGACCATCAGGAGAAGGAGGACTACGTTGAGTAATCGAATACGTAAATGAATTATGACTACCTAAGAACACAAGATAACCGAGgcaatttaaattaaataaacaggAATCAATATGGGTGCTGGTACCAAAGAATACCAAAAAACACAATAAACCTCCATAAGGAAATGAAGTGTATTAAATCAAACTATAAACAATATGTTACTTTTAAAAAGCAATTTACTCTGAATTTTAATAGGATATTCTGTCCCTAGTCAGTTTTAATTAATTGTTTCAGCTAAACGGCAACTTCAAAATTATTCTAGAGTGCATGGTCCGTTACTCAAGTGCTGCTATGTTGTTGCCAAATGTTTCAATAATC comes from Schistosoma haematobium chromosome 3, whole genome shotgun sequence and encodes:
- the PLCXD3_1 gene encoding PI-PLC X domain-containing protein 3 (EggNog:ENOG410V8J9~COG:T) translates to MMINPRSWMSDLPSHISQKALNLISIPGSHNSFTYSITQRSPPSPDGPIFRLDTCLPRPFLSRILYPWSVTQSLSLFDQLEAGIRYFDFRICARQKCLNKCKNDESEFYLAHGLYANLLSTELQSILGFLKANPREVLIVDCNHFYNFETDEQEYCFESTVLKILDNVMFPYQKNIPTLEELWSAKQQIIFISCHRESPEKIHPKFWPSSSIKSFWPETVGPRAMISFLNNHIKPHLHRPDNIFSVHQGILTPTLSFILLHPFSSVHRLAKIAGKYYQQWLNKADQLAGPDGINITLIDFFATTYPTYIRDVVSINYKTWPNDKTST
- the PLCXD3_1 gene encoding PI-PLC X domain-containing protein 3, variant 2 (EggNog:ENOG410V8J9~COG:T); translated protein: MMINPRSWMSDLPSHISQKALNLISIPGSHNSFTYSITQRSPPSPDGPIFRLDTCLPRPFLSRILYPWSVTQSLSLFDQLEAGIRYFDFRICARQKCLNKCKNDESEFYLAHGLYANLLSTELQSILGFLKANPREVLIVDCNHFYNFETDEQEYCFESTVLKILDNVMFPYQKNIPTLEELWSAKQQIIFISCHRESPEKIHPKFWPSSSIKSFWPETVGPRAMISFLNNHIKLSYTTLDFWPGLLLNNTIGFSLSHYAVGAILRRGIFVNQVNSFVVVISESGLQVTFLS
- the PLCXD3_1 gene encoding PI-PLC X domain-containing protein 3, variant 3 (EggNog:ENOG410V8J9~COG:T), with protein sequence MMINPRSWMSDLPSHISQKALNLISIPGSHNSFTYSITQRSPPSPDGPIFRLDTCLPRPFLSRILYPWSVTQSLSLFDQLEAGIRYFDFRICARQKCLNKCKNDESEFYLAHGLYANLLSTELQSILGFLKANPREVLIVDCNHFYNFETDEQEYCFESTVLKILDNVMFPYQKNIPTLEELWSAKQQIIFISCHRESPEKIHPKFWPSSSIKSFWPETVGPRAMISFLNNHINVTYSGAFVKSVQHFVE